One window from the genome of Spirosoma rhododendri encodes:
- a CDS encoding sialate O-acetylesterase, translating into MPVLFLGAAQPATSSTQWQQSAAGTSGTLLPYQRLGSVLRSYVARTGMRAVLWHQGEGDIDGSETAYFSNLKYIIGKTREQTGFGQLAWLVSRVSYTQGSTNPGVLMAQNRLANEVSDVFNGPATDDLIGSDNRLTDNVHLGGNGLVRFIDRWDQSLSADFFSRSTPYTPTDASSLLTTGYPLPLVSQPGSVVQVPSFRTAPVESGNQYYVQVVGANNTVVSESARGLSNPLSLTLPTGLSGSYRLRTLATSPALTGTLSESFTVSSAAPVTTYDAPTPAIVQGGTADTSIIRIGYRYEADSHGFFAMIQANTTVETRMQRLDGGPFSDTNWQIAAPVSQAPDYTEFADFNYVRNYPPVALAVGGVEPGRYRLSVRKQGSTGDGIWFETTFLSGRTTLYQGAEPVASLPPVLTITSQVPTVCPGDAFTVSFTQTESSVNANNQFTIQLSDSSGSFNSPTAIGSGTSSPISVTLPTSVSAGSVRRIRVVASSPVVASTPGDSFTVCNNAVNLADLSIAMQVGNRIVPLNTPVSYTILVSNSGPGPASGVQVQSRLPSGLTFVDATASTVASANGIVTVNAGTVPAGSRVGYAYRLRASQTGTYAVAAQITASQTPDPDSQPNSGTGDGQDDAATVDLRTAPGQDTLYVSPNPNQTPLPATQSNQPTPSSNSADLSLALVTKQLTVSQSGTLDMSLTVSNRGGALAQLVGVQVLLPSGWQLLSGSSLSQSGQVVSGTIVGVPSADSTTVKFSLRVGNAGTVQAQISSSSIADPDSTPGNGYINGEDDTASLTIRIK; encoded by the coding sequence GTGCCGGTACTCTTTCTGGGGGCAGCACAGCCCGCCACGTCAAGCACCCAGTGGCAACAATCAGCCGCCGGTACGTCGGGAACGCTTCTGCCCTATCAGCGGCTGGGGAGCGTTCTGCGCAGCTACGTGGCCCGCACCGGTATGCGGGCCGTGCTGTGGCATCAGGGCGAAGGCGACATCGACGGGTCGGAAACGGCGTACTTTTCAAACCTCAAATACATTATCGGCAAAACCCGGGAGCAGACGGGTTTCGGACAGTTGGCCTGGCTGGTGTCGCGGGTGTCATATACGCAGGGATCCACAAACCCCGGCGTACTAATGGCGCAGAACCGGCTGGCCAATGAAGTCAGCGACGTGTTCAACGGGCCCGCCACCGACGACCTAATCGGATCAGACAACCGGCTGACCGACAACGTCCACCTGGGTGGAAACGGCCTCGTTCGCTTCATCGACCGATGGGATCAGAGCCTGAGTGCTGACTTTTTCAGCCGCTCAACGCCCTACACGCCCACCGATGCATCGTCGCTGCTGACGACCGGCTACCCCCTGCCCCTCGTGAGCCAGCCGGGCAGCGTAGTACAGGTGCCGTCGTTTCGTACCGCGCCTGTTGAGTCGGGCAACCAATATTACGTGCAGGTGGTCGGAGCCAACAACACAGTCGTTTCGGAATCGGCCCGTGGGCTGAGCAACCCATTGTCGCTCACCCTACCGACCGGGCTAAGCGGCAGTTACCGACTCCGCACACTGGCTACCAGCCCCGCCCTCACAGGCACGCTCAGCGAGTCGTTTACGGTCAGTTCAGCCGCGCCGGTCACTACCTACGACGCCCCTACCCCCGCTATCGTACAGGGTGGTACGGCAGACACCAGCATCATTCGGATCGGGTATCGCTACGAAGCTGACAGTCACGGTTTTTTTGCGATGATTCAGGCCAATACGACCGTCGAAACGCGGATGCAGCGGCTCGACGGCGGTCCGTTTTCCGACACCAACTGGCAGATAGCTGCGCCCGTCAGTCAGGCCCCTGACTACACCGAATTTGCTGATTTCAACTACGTCCGCAATTACCCGCCCGTCGCATTAGCTGTGGGGGGTGTCGAGCCGGGGCGGTATCGGTTGTCGGTACGAAAACAAGGCAGCACCGGCGATGGCATCTGGTTCGAAACGACGTTTCTATCCGGCCGCACAACGCTGTATCAGGGCGCAGAGCCCGTGGCTTCGCTCCCACCCGTGCTGACCATAACCAGCCAGGTCCCGACCGTTTGTCCGGGCGACGCGTTTACAGTGAGTTTTACCCAGACCGAGAGTTCCGTCAACGCCAATAACCAGTTTACCATACAACTCTCCGACAGCAGCGGCTCGTTTAATTCGCCGACTGCCATCGGTAGCGGTACGAGTAGCCCAATCTCGGTCACGCTGCCCACCTCGGTCAGCGCGGGTTCCGTTCGCCGGATTCGGGTGGTGGCCAGTAGCCCCGTCGTGGCCAGTACGCCGGGCGACTCCTTTACTGTCTGCAATAACGCCGTGAATCTGGCCGATCTGTCGATAGCCATGCAGGTCGGTAATCGTATCGTCCCGCTGAACACACCCGTTTCATACACGATACTGGTCAGCAACAGCGGTCCGGGTCCGGCCAGTGGCGTACAGGTACAAAGTCGACTACCGTCTGGCCTGACATTTGTCGATGCGACGGCCAGCACAGTCGCATCGGCGAACGGAATTGTTACCGTCAATGCAGGTACCGTACCCGCAGGTAGTCGGGTTGGGTATGCGTACCGGTTGCGGGCTAGCCAGACAGGCACCTACGCCGTAGCGGCTCAGATTACCGCCAGTCAGACGCCCGATCCAGACAGTCAGCCGAATTCGGGCACGGGCGATGGGCAGGACGATGCTGCTACGGTTGATTTACGAACTGCGCCCGGTCAGGATACGCTGTATGTATCGCCAAATCCAAACCAGACACCACTGCCAGCGACTCAGTCCAATCAGCCGACTCCGAGCAGCAACTCCGCCGATCTGAGTCTGGCACTAGTCACAAAGCAATTGACCGTATCCCAAAGCGGCACGCTTGATATGAGCCTGACGGTCAGCAATCGGGGGGGCGCATTAGCCCAGCTTGTAGGCGTACAGGTCCTGCTTCCCAGCGGCTGGCAATTGCTGAGCGGCAGCAGCCTGAGCCAGTCGGGGCAGGTCGTATCCGGCACGATTGTTGGCGTTCCATCAGCTGATTCGACAACCGTAAAGTTCAGCCTGCGCGTCGGTAATGCCGGTACCGTGCAGGCTCAGATCAGCAGTTCGTCTATCGCCGACCCGGACAGTACGCCCGGCAACGGCTACATCAACGGTGAAGACGACACGGCCAGTCTGACAATTCGAATAAAATGA
- the tal gene encoding transaldolase yields MATNRIKQVHEFGQSIWLDFIDRPIMKSGKLQQMIDEDGLRGITSNPAIFEKSISGSADYDDDIRALAGQNKSNEDIFYGLAVKDIQQASDLFAPVYDDKVDGADGFVSLEVSPRLARDTEGTLSQARALWKEVGRPNVMIKIPGTAEGLPAIRQALADGININVTLLFSLERYEAVADAYISGLEDRVAAGQPIDQIASVASFFLSRIDTLIDPMLADKGLDDLKGEVAIASAKKAYEIYNRVFSSDRFAKLKEKGATPQRLLWASTGTKDPAFSDVKYVDALIGKDTVDTVPMETLDAYRDHGNPADRLEDDLDKATETLERIKQAGLDLPALMQQLEDEGIEKFNKPYDKLLQAIDKQVQQLTEA; encoded by the coding sequence ATGGCAACGAATCGCATCAAACAGGTTCACGAATTTGGACAAAGTATCTGGCTGGACTTTATCGACCGACCGATTATGAAGTCGGGTAAATTACAGCAGATGATCGACGAAGACGGCCTGCGGGGTATCACGTCGAATCCGGCCATTTTCGAGAAATCCATCAGCGGGAGTGCCGACTATGACGACGACATTCGGGCACTGGCCGGGCAAAATAAATCGAACGAAGACATCTTCTACGGCCTGGCGGTAAAAGACATTCAGCAGGCGTCGGACCTGTTCGCGCCCGTTTACGACGATAAAGTCGACGGTGCCGATGGCTTCGTCAGCCTGGAAGTGTCGCCCCGACTTGCCCGCGATACCGAGGGCACGCTAAGTCAGGCGCGGGCACTATGGAAAGAAGTTGGTCGGCCCAATGTGATGATTAAGATTCCCGGCACCGCCGAGGGGCTACCCGCCATCCGGCAGGCCCTGGCCGATGGAATCAATATCAACGTAACACTGCTGTTTAGTCTGGAGCGTTACGAAGCCGTGGCAGACGCGTATATCAGCGGGCTGGAAGACCGCGTAGCCGCCGGGCAACCCATCGATCAGATCGCGTCGGTAGCCAGTTTCTTCCTGAGTCGCATCGATACACTGATCGACCCGATGCTGGCCGACAAAGGGCTTGACGATTTGAAAGGCGAAGTAGCGATTGCGTCGGCCAAAAAAGCGTATGAGATCTATAACCGCGTATTTAGCAGCGACCGCTTTGCCAAACTGAAAGAAAAAGGAGCAACACCACAGCGGCTGCTTTGGGCGAGTACCGGCACGAAAGACCCGGCGTTTTCGGATGTTAAATACGTCGATGCGCTGATCGGTAAAGACACCGTCGATACCGTGCCGATGGAAACGCTCGATGCGTACCGCGACCACGGCAACCCCGCCGACCGGCTGGAAGATGATCTGGATAAGGCTACCGAGACGCTTGAGCGTATCAAGCAGGCCGGGCTGGACCTGCCCGCACTGATGCAGCAACTCGAAGACGAAGGTATCGAGAAGTTCAACAAACCCTACGACAAGCTGTTGCAGGCCATCGACAAGCAGGTGCAGCAACTGACCGAAGCATAG